From the genome of Deltaproteobacteria bacterium:
CGCAATAATCGGCGCAGCAATTCTGATTATACTGCCTGAGGTTTTGAGGGGGTTTGCGAGCTACAGGATGCTCATCTTTGGCGCAGCCCTTGTTGCCATGATGCTCTTCAGGCCGCAGGGTCTCATCGGCAGCCCAAGACGAAAGGATGAACTCCAACCGTAATATGAGAAGATATAAGCTCAGGAGATGGAGTCGTTATATGAGGCGGAACACAGATGATCCCTGTCTCTAAGGCAGATTAAACGGAAACCCTTTTCCGCTCTTTGCCGCCTTTATAAGG
Proteins encoded in this window:
- a CDS encoding branched-chain amino acid ABC transporter permease, whose amino-acid sequence is SMGAFWAGLAGVFFAGKFAFVSPESFTFFESVFVLAMVVLGGMGSIPGAIIGAAILIILPEVLRGFASYRMLIFGAALVAMMLFRPQGLIGSPRRKDELQP